ACCCCAGTTAATCACACCTGAACctgctaatcaaggtcttccaGATCAAGTGTGGGTATCTGCAGGTCGGAGTAATGGGCGAGCCAAAAGGTAGTGGGTGTCCCGGAAGGTCTTTACAATTGGTTGCAAAACCTGCCTGTTAGGGAGTGGAGTAGGGTTAGGGGTTAGTTTCTTTTGTAGCACTGTGTACCTTTCGGCACACCCCTACCTTTTGGAAAACCATATTTCTCCAATCTGCAGCTATTCCAGTCTCTTCCAGCTTAAGAGAAACTTTCAGGCTGGTGTTTTGGCATGTTGGAACTAAATTTTGAAGGACATTGGCCCTCAAGAAGCAGGACTGGACACCCCCGGTTTAAATTGTGCCCATACCCTATCTTCAAGACAAGGGCTTCCATTTCTGCTCCATGAGGGCCACTTTTCTGGAGTTTAGCTCcaaaacacctgcctggaagtttctagtcaTCCTGAAGGCCTTCATTGgctggttcaggtgtgcttgATTGGAGATAGAGCTAAACTTTGATGTAAAGTGGCCCTCCGGGAGCAGGAATGGGCATGCCTGATTCTGAATGTTTAGTACGATTTTGAAGAGTTTGAAGAATTTTGAAGAATTCATGTCAAGATTGCAAGTTCTATCAGTATGTGTTCTTAGAGTAACAGTAACTTATACTCTTTCATCTGTTCCAATCTTTAGGTCCACTTGCCAGTCTACGCTGTTTCTTTATTGGAACCTACTTACAAAGAAAGGGAAAGGACTTTTTCTTCGCGCTTCTCGCTGACCTTGAAGTGTATCGAAGGTTTTCTTCTGTGCCATCCATTGGACTCTTCCAAGTTATCATTCTTGGAAAAGATTAATTATGGCAACCACCGGCATGCAGCTGCTCGGCTTGGTCCTGTCCATCATCGGCTGGGTGGGCGGGTTCCTGGTGTGCACCCTGCCCATGTGGAGGGTCACAGCCTTCATCGGCAACAACATTGTAACGGCACAGATCACATGGGAGGGCCTGTGGATGAATTGCATCTGGCAGAGCACAGGGGAGATTCAGTGCAAGGTGTATGACAGCCTGCTGGCTCTTCCCAGTGACATGAAGGCCGCCCGAGGTCTTACGGTTCTCGCTTTGCTCATCTGCACCCTGTCGCTCACACTGGGTGTTCTGGGAATCAAGTGCACCGAGTGCGTGGGCCTCCCAAGCCTCAAGGCACGCTTGGCCCGCGTGTCCGGTGTGCTCTTTGTCATCGCGGGGTTCCTCATCCTCGTACCCGTCTGCTGGACGGCCCATTCCATCATCAGGGATTTCTATGACCCCTATGTGGCGGCCCCTCACAAACGTGAGCTCGGCCCCGCTCTCTACCTGGGCTGGGGAGGTTCAGCATTGCTGTTGATTGGTGGATCACTCCTCTACGCAGGGTCCAATCCTCCCGGGATTCCCTCCTCTCCTACATTTAGCAGTGGTGAGAGCAGCCCACGCCGAGCGGGTGGACCTGCCCAGGTCAAGGGTTATGTTTAACGACCAGCAGCGGCACGCCAGTTCCCGAAAGCCTTCTCTGCTAGAGTTTCCCATTGTGATAGATTCAAGTTAATTCTCCTCTATTTTTTATCATTCAGAATATTTCTGTAGTATGATGGAGGTAGTGAATAGAAATGTGAAATCAAGTTTCCTTGCCACCTCTAATGTCCACTTATAAGTCTGTCTTTTTCTGTATTTGTCTGTTATGTTATTCAATAATAAAACCTTAAATCCTTTAGTGTCTTCTCTGAATTCTTTGGAAGTCCGTCTGTTCAAGAAGAAGATGCTGATGATTCCACTTAGTATCCCACATCCTGTGTAGCACAGACACATTTACTTGTGTTAGATACAGTAAGATACTTAAAGGGACAGAcagttcaaataaataattctcatcatttat
The window above is part of the Chanodichthys erythropterus isolate Z2021 chromosome 3, ASM2448905v1, whole genome shotgun sequence genome. Proteins encoded here:
- the cldnk gene encoding claudin k; the protein is MATTGMQLLGLVLSIIGWVGGFLVCTLPMWRVTAFIGNNIVTAQITWEGLWMNCIWQSTGEIQCKVYDSLLALPSDMKAARGLTVLALLICTLSLTLGVLGIKCTECVGLPSLKARLARVSGVLFVIAGFLILVPVCWTAHSIIRDFYDPYVAAPHKRELGPALYLGWGGSALLLIGGSLLYAGSNPPGIPSSPTFSSGESSPRRAGGPAQVKGYV